In one window of Nycticebus coucang isolate mNycCou1 chromosome 23, mNycCou1.pri, whole genome shotgun sequence DNA:
- the LOC128575902 gene encoding motile sperm domain-containing protein 1-like encodes MHQQKRQPELVEGNLPVFVFPTELIFYADDQSTHKQVLTLYNPYEFALKFKVLCTTPNKYVVVDAAGAVKPQCCVDIVIHHRDVRSCHYGVVDKFRLQVSEQSQRKALGRKEVVATLLPSAKEQQKEEEEKRIKEHLSESLFFEQPFQPENRAVSSGPSLLTVFLGVVCVAALMLPTLGDVESLVPLYLQLSVNQKLVAAYILGLITMAILRT; translated from the coding sequence ATGcatcaacaaaaaagacaaccAGAGTTAGTGGAAGGAAATCTTCCTGTTTTCGTGTTTCCCACAGAGCTAATATTTTATGCAGATGATCAGTCAACACATAAGCAAGTGTTGACTCTGTATAATCCCTACGAGTTTGCCTTAAAGTTCAAAGTTTTGTGTACTACTCCAAATAAGTATGTTGTCGTTGATGCTGCAGGTGCAGTAAAGCCTCAGTGTTGTGTGGATATTGTGATTCATCATAGAGATGTTCGATCCTGTCACTATGGTGTAGTAGACAAATTCCGCCTCCAAGTTTCTGAGCAAAGCCAGAGGAAAGCTTTGGGAAGGAAAGAGGTGGTTGCTACTCTCCTCCCATCTGCAAAAGAAcaacaaaaggaagaagaggaaaaaagaataaaggaacatttaagtgaaagtttattttttgagcAGCCGTTTCAACCAGAGAACAGAGCTGTCTCCTCAGGACCGAGTTTACTAACCGTCTTCCTGGGAGTGGTGTGCGTTGCAGCCCTGATGCTGCCTACACTGGGGGATGTGGAATCACTGGTGCCTCTCTACCTCCAATTAAGTGTGAATCAAAAATTGGTGGCTGCTTATATCTTAGGTCTTATTACAATGGCTATACTTAGAACATGA